One segment of Syngnathus scovelli strain Florida chromosome 6, RoL_Ssco_1.2, whole genome shotgun sequence DNA contains the following:
- the wee2 gene encoding wee1-like protein kinase 2 isoform X4 gives MLKTHKDDLSDLVCCQIFDNCVVNEGPSMANLFDEISQRLDFSSCGKVGSDSGSRSSSGSDNNSDDCASRMQSPSSPACRTPRVQRHRSRNNAISSPLNCTSPIPYATWKKLRLCDSPSTPKSLLSKSSQPFSSTKINRQPRTLRFASAVSSLIQVPSVNVNPFTPNSENRFSEQQRQWKSCCRSDTDADYGHRLKHSLTSSEEDDEAFLPPKRQAVQALMLSRYESEFLELERIGVGEFGTVYKCVKRLDGCLYAIKRSRRPLAGSANEQLALKEVYAHAVLGHHPHVVRYYSAWAEEDHMIIQNEYCNGGSLSDVIKAKEMNGQMFSTEELKYLLLQVSMGLKYIHSLGLVHLDIKPSNIFICQRTVSSTAGEVESEEEEDEGNHPAGIVYKIGDLGHVTSTSNPQVEEGDSRFLAKEILHEDYTHLPMADIFALGLTVLLAAGAPPMPQNGDEWHRLREVDDGSKSHQTALSQGAVQAQRLKTGEDRKTGGAAAA, from the exons atgcttaaaacacATAAAGATGATTTGTCAGACTTAGTTTGCTGCCAGATATTTGACAACTGTGTTGTAAATGAAGGCCCCAGCATGGCGAATTTGTTCGATGAGATCTCCCAGCGGCTGGATTTCTCCAGTTGTGGAAAGGTCGGCAGTGACAGTGGCAGCCGCAGCAGCAGTGGCAGCGACAACAACTCTGATGACTGCGCATCTAGGATGCAAAGTCCCAGCAGCCCTGCGTGCAGAACACCCAGGGTGCAGCGCCACCGCAGTCGAAACAACGCCATATCTTCACCTTTGAACTGCACCAGCCCCATTCCTTACGCCACTTGGAAGAAGTTGAGGCTTTGTGATTCCCCCAGCACTCCAAAG AGTCTGTTGTCCAAGTCGTCGCAGCCTTTTTCCAGCACTAAAATAAATCGACAACCCAGGACCCTGCGTTTCGCCTCAGCTGTTTCAAGCCTCATCCAGGTGCCTTCAGTCAATGTGAACCCATTCACCCCCAATTCCGAGAACAGgttcagtgagcagcagcggcagtGGAAAAGTTGCTGTAGGAGTGATACTGATGCAGACTATGGACACAG ATTAAAACACAGCCTGACATCATCAGAGGAGGATGATGAAGCCTTCCTACCACCAAAG AGGCAAGCTGTCCAAGCCCTCATGTTGTCACGGTACGAAAGTGAGTTCCTGGAGCTGGAACGTATTGGCGTGGGTGAGTTTGGAACCGTTTACAAGTGTGTGAAGAGGCTGGATGGTTGCCTGTACGCCATCAAACGATCCCGACGGCCCCTCGCAGGCTCTGCAAATGA GCAGCTGGCTCTTAAGGAAGTGTATGCACACGCAGTTCTTGGCCACCATCCCCATGTGGTTCGCTATTATTCTGCGTGGGCCGAGGAAGACCACATGATTATTCAGAATGAATACTGTAATG GTGGAAGTCTCAGTGATGTCATCAAGGCAAAGGAGATGAATGGGCAGATGTTTTCTACAGAGGAGTTGAAATATTTGCTATTGCAAGTGTCTATGGGTCTGAAGTACATCCACAGTTTAGGACTTGTGCACCTGGACATCAAACCGA GTAATATTTTTATCTGCCAGCGTACTGTTTCAAGCACAGCAGGTGAGGTGGagagtgaggaagaggaggatgaaggaaaCCACCCAGCAGGAATTGTGTACAAAATTG GGGATCTGGGTCATGTGACATCAACCAGTAATCCTCAAGTTGAGGAAGGGGACAGCCGCTTTTTGGCCAAAGAGATTCTTCATGAG GACTACACCCATCTTCCCATGGCAGACATCTTTGCTTTGGGACTTACCGTGCTGTTGGCTGCAGGGGCTCCACCAATGCCCCAAAATGGAGACGAGTGGCATCGGCTCCGAGAGG TTGATGATGGATCCAAATCCCACCAAACGGCCCTCAGCCAAGGAGCTGTGCAAGCACAGCGTCTTAAGACAGGAGAAGACCGGAAGACTGGCGGCGCAGCTGCGGCGTGA
- the wee2 gene encoding wee1-like protein kinase 2 isoform X1 gives MLKTHKDDLSDLVCCQIFDNCVVNEGPSMANLFDEISQRLDFSSCGKVGSDSGSRSSSGSDNNSDDCASRMQSPSSPACRTPRVQRHRSRNNAISSPLNCTSPIPYATWKKLRLCDSPSTPKSLLSKSSQPFSSTKINRQPRTLRFASAVSSLIQVPSVNVNPFTPNSENRFSEQQRQWKSCCRSDTDADYGHRLKHSLTSSEEDDEAFLPPKRQAVQALMLSRYESEFLELERIGVGEFGTVYKCVKRLDGCLYAIKRSRRPLAGSANEQLALKEVYAHAVLGHHPHVVRYYSAWAEEDHMIIQNEYCNGGSLSDVIKAKEMNGQMFSTEELKYLLLQVSMGLKYIHSLGLVHLDIKPSNIFICQRTVSSTAGEVESEEEEDEGNHPAGIVYKIGDLGHVTSTSNPQVEEGDSRFLAKEILHEDYTHLPMADIFALGLTVLLAAGAPPMPQNGDEWHRLREGNLPMLPRELCAPLRDLLLLMMDPNPTKRPSAKELCKHSVLRQEKTGRLAAQLRRELNVEKFRTAMLEKELQEARQAALPPMSPLPDLKFPENTGSLPRSGRKLVGRKTARSMSFGCPGYEV, from the exons atgcttaaaacacATAAAGATGATTTGTCAGACTTAGTTTGCTGCCAGATATTTGACAACTGTGTTGTAAATGAAGGCCCCAGCATGGCGAATTTGTTCGATGAGATCTCCCAGCGGCTGGATTTCTCCAGTTGTGGAAAGGTCGGCAGTGACAGTGGCAGCCGCAGCAGCAGTGGCAGCGACAACAACTCTGATGACTGCGCATCTAGGATGCAAAGTCCCAGCAGCCCTGCGTGCAGAACACCCAGGGTGCAGCGCCACCGCAGTCGAAACAACGCCATATCTTCACCTTTGAACTGCACCAGCCCCATTCCTTACGCCACTTGGAAGAAGTTGAGGCTTTGTGATTCCCCCAGCACTCCAAAG AGTCTGTTGTCCAAGTCGTCGCAGCCTTTTTCCAGCACTAAAATAAATCGACAACCCAGGACCCTGCGTTTCGCCTCAGCTGTTTCAAGCCTCATCCAGGTGCCTTCAGTCAATGTGAACCCATTCACCCCCAATTCCGAGAACAGgttcagtgagcagcagcggcagtGGAAAAGTTGCTGTAGGAGTGATACTGATGCAGACTATGGACACAG ATTAAAACACAGCCTGACATCATCAGAGGAGGATGATGAAGCCTTCCTACCACCAAAG AGGCAAGCTGTCCAAGCCCTCATGTTGTCACGGTACGAAAGTGAGTTCCTGGAGCTGGAACGTATTGGCGTGGGTGAGTTTGGAACCGTTTACAAGTGTGTGAAGAGGCTGGATGGTTGCCTGTACGCCATCAAACGATCCCGACGGCCCCTCGCAGGCTCTGCAAATGA GCAGCTGGCTCTTAAGGAAGTGTATGCACACGCAGTTCTTGGCCACCATCCCCATGTGGTTCGCTATTATTCTGCGTGGGCCGAGGAAGACCACATGATTATTCAGAATGAATACTGTAATG GTGGAAGTCTCAGTGATGTCATCAAGGCAAAGGAGATGAATGGGCAGATGTTTTCTACAGAGGAGTTGAAATATTTGCTATTGCAAGTGTCTATGGGTCTGAAGTACATCCACAGTTTAGGACTTGTGCACCTGGACATCAAACCGA GTAATATTTTTATCTGCCAGCGTACTGTTTCAAGCACAGCAGGTGAGGTGGagagtgaggaagaggaggatgaaggaaaCCACCCAGCAGGAATTGTGTACAAAATTG GGGATCTGGGTCATGTGACATCAACCAGTAATCCTCAAGTTGAGGAAGGGGACAGCCGCTTTTTGGCCAAAGAGATTCTTCATGAG GACTACACCCATCTTCCCATGGCAGACATCTTTGCTTTGGGACTTACCGTGCTGTTGGCTGCAGGGGCTCCACCAATGCCCCAAAATGGAGACGAGTGGCATCGGCTCCGAGAGGGTAACCTTCCCATGCTTCCAAGGGAGCTATGTGCTCCTCTAAGAGACCTGCTTCTG TTGATGATGGATCCAAATCCCACCAAACGGCCCTCAGCCAAGGAGCTGTGCAAGCACAGCGTCTTAAGACAGGAGAAGACCGGAAGACTGGCGGCGCAGCTGCGGCGTGAGCTAAACGTAGAAAAGTTCAGGACAGCCATGCTTGAAAA aGAGCTCCAAGAAGCACGTCAGGCCGCTCTTCCCCCCATGAGCCCTCTGCCTGACTTGAAATTTCCTGAAAATACAGGGTCACTACCAAGATCTGGGAGGAAACTTGTAGGTAGAAAGACTGCGCGATCCATGAGCTTTGGTTGTCCAGGGTATGAAGTGTGA
- the wee2 gene encoding wee1-like protein kinase 2 isoform X3, which yields MANLFDEISQRLDFSSCGKVGSDSGSRSSSGSDNNSDDCASRMQSPSSPACRTPRVQRHRSRNNAISSPLNCTSPIPYATWKKLRLCDSPSTPKSLLSKSSQPFSSTKINRQPRTLRFASAVSSLIQVPSVNVNPFTPNSENRFSEQQRQWKSCCRSDTDADYGHRLKHSLTSSEEDDEAFLPPKRQAVQALMLSRYESEFLELERIGVGEFGTVYKCVKRLDGCLYAIKRSRRPLAGSANEQLALKEVYAHAVLGHHPHVVRYYSAWAEEDHMIIQNEYCNGGSLSDVIKAKEMNGQMFSTEELKYLLLQVSMGLKYIHSLGLVHLDIKPSNIFICQRTVSSTAGEVESEEEEDEGNHPAGIVYKIGDLGHVTSTSNPQVEEGDSRFLAKEILHEDYTHLPMADIFALGLTVLLAAGAPPMPQNGDEWHRLREGNLPMLPRELCAPLRDLLLLMMDPNPTKRPSAKELCKHSVLRQEKTGRLAAQLRRELNVEKFRTAMLEKELQEARQAALPPMSPLPDLKFPENTGSLPRSGRKLVGRKTARSMSFGCPGYEV from the exons ATGGCGAATTTGTTCGATGAGATCTCCCAGCGGCTGGATTTCTCCAGTTGTGGAAAGGTCGGCAGTGACAGTGGCAGCCGCAGCAGCAGTGGCAGCGACAACAACTCTGATGACTGCGCATCTAGGATGCAAAGTCCCAGCAGCCCTGCGTGCAGAACACCCAGGGTGCAGCGCCACCGCAGTCGAAACAACGCCATATCTTCACCTTTGAACTGCACCAGCCCCATTCCTTACGCCACTTGGAAGAAGTTGAGGCTTTGTGATTCCCCCAGCACTCCAAAG AGTCTGTTGTCCAAGTCGTCGCAGCCTTTTTCCAGCACTAAAATAAATCGACAACCCAGGACCCTGCGTTTCGCCTCAGCTGTTTCAAGCCTCATCCAGGTGCCTTCAGTCAATGTGAACCCATTCACCCCCAATTCCGAGAACAGgttcagtgagcagcagcggcagtGGAAAAGTTGCTGTAGGAGTGATACTGATGCAGACTATGGACACAG ATTAAAACACAGCCTGACATCATCAGAGGAGGATGATGAAGCCTTCCTACCACCAAAG AGGCAAGCTGTCCAAGCCCTCATGTTGTCACGGTACGAAAGTGAGTTCCTGGAGCTGGAACGTATTGGCGTGGGTGAGTTTGGAACCGTTTACAAGTGTGTGAAGAGGCTGGATGGTTGCCTGTACGCCATCAAACGATCCCGACGGCCCCTCGCAGGCTCTGCAAATGA GCAGCTGGCTCTTAAGGAAGTGTATGCACACGCAGTTCTTGGCCACCATCCCCATGTGGTTCGCTATTATTCTGCGTGGGCCGAGGAAGACCACATGATTATTCAGAATGAATACTGTAATG GTGGAAGTCTCAGTGATGTCATCAAGGCAAAGGAGATGAATGGGCAGATGTTTTCTACAGAGGAGTTGAAATATTTGCTATTGCAAGTGTCTATGGGTCTGAAGTACATCCACAGTTTAGGACTTGTGCACCTGGACATCAAACCGA GTAATATTTTTATCTGCCAGCGTACTGTTTCAAGCACAGCAGGTGAGGTGGagagtgaggaagaggaggatgaaggaaaCCACCCAGCAGGAATTGTGTACAAAATTG GGGATCTGGGTCATGTGACATCAACCAGTAATCCTCAAGTTGAGGAAGGGGACAGCCGCTTTTTGGCCAAAGAGATTCTTCATGAG GACTACACCCATCTTCCCATGGCAGACATCTTTGCTTTGGGACTTACCGTGCTGTTGGCTGCAGGGGCTCCACCAATGCCCCAAAATGGAGACGAGTGGCATCGGCTCCGAGAGGGTAACCTTCCCATGCTTCCAAGGGAGCTATGTGCTCCTCTAAGAGACCTGCTTCTG TTGATGATGGATCCAAATCCCACCAAACGGCCCTCAGCCAAGGAGCTGTGCAAGCACAGCGTCTTAAGACAGGAGAAGACCGGAAGACTGGCGGCGCAGCTGCGGCGTGAGCTAAACGTAGAAAAGTTCAGGACAGCCATGCTTGAAAA aGAGCTCCAAGAAGCACGTCAGGCCGCTCTTCCCCCCATGAGCCCTCTGCCTGACTTGAAATTTCCTGAAAATACAGGGTCACTACCAAGATCTGGGAGGAAACTTGTAGGTAGAAAGACTGCGCGATCCATGAGCTTTGGTTGTCCAGGGTATGAAGTGTGA
- the wee2 gene encoding wee1-like protein kinase 2 isoform X2 yields MNSINRLTIGLAGPSMANLFDEISQRLDFSSCGKVGSDSGSRSSSGSDNNSDDCASRMQSPSSPACRTPRVQRHRSRNNAISSPLNCTSPIPYATWKKLRLCDSPSTPKSLLSKSSQPFSSTKINRQPRTLRFASAVSSLIQVPSVNVNPFTPNSENRFSEQQRQWKSCCRSDTDADYGHRLKHSLTSSEEDDEAFLPPKRQAVQALMLSRYESEFLELERIGVGEFGTVYKCVKRLDGCLYAIKRSRRPLAGSANEQLALKEVYAHAVLGHHPHVVRYYSAWAEEDHMIIQNEYCNGGSLSDVIKAKEMNGQMFSTEELKYLLLQVSMGLKYIHSLGLVHLDIKPSNIFICQRTVSSTAGEVESEEEEDEGNHPAGIVYKIGDLGHVTSTSNPQVEEGDSRFLAKEILHEDYTHLPMADIFALGLTVLLAAGAPPMPQNGDEWHRLREGNLPMLPRELCAPLRDLLLLMMDPNPTKRPSAKELCKHSVLRQEKTGRLAAQLRRELNVEKFRTAMLEKELQEARQAALPPMSPLPDLKFPENTGSLPRSGRKLVGRKTARSMSFGCPGYEV; encoded by the exons ATGAACTCAATAAATAGATTAACAATCGGATTAGCAG GCCCCAGCATGGCGAATTTGTTCGATGAGATCTCCCAGCGGCTGGATTTCTCCAGTTGTGGAAAGGTCGGCAGTGACAGTGGCAGCCGCAGCAGCAGTGGCAGCGACAACAACTCTGATGACTGCGCATCTAGGATGCAAAGTCCCAGCAGCCCTGCGTGCAGAACACCCAGGGTGCAGCGCCACCGCAGTCGAAACAACGCCATATCTTCACCTTTGAACTGCACCAGCCCCATTCCTTACGCCACTTGGAAGAAGTTGAGGCTTTGTGATTCCCCCAGCACTCCAAAG AGTCTGTTGTCCAAGTCGTCGCAGCCTTTTTCCAGCACTAAAATAAATCGACAACCCAGGACCCTGCGTTTCGCCTCAGCTGTTTCAAGCCTCATCCAGGTGCCTTCAGTCAATGTGAACCCATTCACCCCCAATTCCGAGAACAGgttcagtgagcagcagcggcagtGGAAAAGTTGCTGTAGGAGTGATACTGATGCAGACTATGGACACAG ATTAAAACACAGCCTGACATCATCAGAGGAGGATGATGAAGCCTTCCTACCACCAAAG AGGCAAGCTGTCCAAGCCCTCATGTTGTCACGGTACGAAAGTGAGTTCCTGGAGCTGGAACGTATTGGCGTGGGTGAGTTTGGAACCGTTTACAAGTGTGTGAAGAGGCTGGATGGTTGCCTGTACGCCATCAAACGATCCCGACGGCCCCTCGCAGGCTCTGCAAATGA GCAGCTGGCTCTTAAGGAAGTGTATGCACACGCAGTTCTTGGCCACCATCCCCATGTGGTTCGCTATTATTCTGCGTGGGCCGAGGAAGACCACATGATTATTCAGAATGAATACTGTAATG GTGGAAGTCTCAGTGATGTCATCAAGGCAAAGGAGATGAATGGGCAGATGTTTTCTACAGAGGAGTTGAAATATTTGCTATTGCAAGTGTCTATGGGTCTGAAGTACATCCACAGTTTAGGACTTGTGCACCTGGACATCAAACCGA GTAATATTTTTATCTGCCAGCGTACTGTTTCAAGCACAGCAGGTGAGGTGGagagtgaggaagaggaggatgaaggaaaCCACCCAGCAGGAATTGTGTACAAAATTG GGGATCTGGGTCATGTGACATCAACCAGTAATCCTCAAGTTGAGGAAGGGGACAGCCGCTTTTTGGCCAAAGAGATTCTTCATGAG GACTACACCCATCTTCCCATGGCAGACATCTTTGCTTTGGGACTTACCGTGCTGTTGGCTGCAGGGGCTCCACCAATGCCCCAAAATGGAGACGAGTGGCATCGGCTCCGAGAGGGTAACCTTCCCATGCTTCCAAGGGAGCTATGTGCTCCTCTAAGAGACCTGCTTCTG TTGATGATGGATCCAAATCCCACCAAACGGCCCTCAGCCAAGGAGCTGTGCAAGCACAGCGTCTTAAGACAGGAGAAGACCGGAAGACTGGCGGCGCAGCTGCGGCGTGAGCTAAACGTAGAAAAGTTCAGGACAGCCATGCTTGAAAA aGAGCTCCAAGAAGCACGTCAGGCCGCTCTTCCCCCCATGAGCCCTCTGCCTGACTTGAAATTTCCTGAAAATACAGGGTCACTACCAAGATCTGGGAGGAAACTTGTAGGTAGAAAGACTGCGCGATCCATGAGCTTTGGTTGTCCAGGGTATGAAGTGTGA
- the bida gene encoding BH3 interacting domain death agonist, translated as MDDLTKLASEQNAALVVLSFLQADCIDVQYNKAVCSLGSELRKTWSSCEEDDGVIESDGYLPISNADLIAGMEPGVEHYWPGGEGEVRNLQEIAARLREIAAQFHQNVVDEAAQNLRRNILSSPSEQWLDLLKSEVQRAMMMAGLDQMPQERAILALGLTLMKQVCVLSPQLLQDLFNTALRYVSLPRAR; from the exons ATGGATGATCTGACAAAGTTGGCCAGCGAGCAAAACGCCGCTTTGGTGGTGTTGAGCTTCCTCCAGGCGGACTGCATTGACGTGCAGTATAACAAGGCAGTTTGCTCTTTGGGGAGTGAGCTAAGAAAAACTTGGAGCAGTTGCGAAGAAGATGATGGAGTCATTGAAAGTGACGGATACCTGCCCATATCCAACGCGGATCTCATTGCAGGCATGGAGCCTGGAGTGGAGCACTACTGGCCTG GTGGTGAAGGTGAAGTAAGAAACCTGCAGGAGATTGCAGCCAGACTGAGAGAAATTGCTGCCCAATTTCATCAGAATGTTGTGGACGAGGCTGCTCAAAACCTGCGCAGGAATATCCTGTCCTCGCCCAGTGAG CAGTGGCTGGACCTCCTAAAAAGTGAAGTTCAGAGGGCCATGATGATGGCTGGGTTGGACCAGATGCCCCAGGAGAGGGCCATCTTGGCCCTCGGCCTCACCCTGATGAAGCAAGTGTGTGTACTCAGCCCACAATTGCTTCAAGATCTCTTCAACACCGCGCTGCGGTATGTCAGTCTTCCAAGGGCAAGGTGA